A stretch of Brevundimonas naejangsanensis DNA encodes these proteins:
- the leuC gene encoding 3-isopropylmalate dehydratase large subunit: MTAPCTLLDKIYDRHFVADLGDGDMLMYVDFHLVHEVTSPQAFEGLRQRGIGVHAPDRTLAVADHNVPTLNRGAGILDPESRAQIEQLEANAAEFGLPWIPLDSPDQGIVHVVGPEQGLTLPGTTIVCGDSHTATHGAFGALAFGIGTSEVEHVLATQTLVQKRVRSMLVEVEGELGRGVTAKDLILAVIGRIGTDGATGHIIEYAGPAIRALDMEGRMTVCNMSIEAGARAGLIAPDETTFAYLEGRPHAPRGEAFAAAVADWRTLASDPGATYDKVVRIDASAVEPMVTWGTSPETTTPIGGRTPDPAAVADPARRAQVERMLDYMGLAPDQPLAGLPIDVVFIGSCTNGRLEDLRAAADVARGRRAAAGVRALVVPGSGRVKAGAEAEGLDRVFIEAGFEWREAGCSMCLGMNPDRLAPGERCASTSNRNFEGRQGPGGRTHLMSPAMAAAAAVAGRLIDVRSLV; encoded by the coding sequence ATGACCGCGCCCTGCACCCTGCTGGACAAGATCTACGACCGGCACTTTGTCGCCGACCTCGGCGACGGCGATATGCTGATGTACGTCGACTTCCATCTCGTCCACGAGGTCACCAGCCCCCAGGCCTTCGAGGGCCTGCGCCAGCGCGGGATCGGAGTCCATGCGCCCGACCGGACCCTGGCCGTAGCCGATCACAACGTGCCGACCCTGAACCGGGGGGCGGGCATCCTCGATCCCGAAAGTCGGGCGCAGATCGAGCAGTTGGAGGCGAACGCGGCTGAGTTCGGCCTGCCGTGGATTCCTCTGGACAGCCCGGACCAGGGCATCGTCCACGTGGTCGGGCCGGAGCAAGGGCTGACCCTGCCGGGCACGACCATCGTCTGCGGCGACAGCCACACCGCCACCCATGGGGCTTTCGGCGCTCTGGCCTTTGGCATCGGCACCTCCGAGGTCGAGCACGTCCTGGCGACCCAGACCCTGGTGCAGAAACGCGTCCGGTCGATGCTGGTCGAGGTGGAGGGTGAACTCGGCCGCGGCGTCACGGCCAAGGACCTGATCCTGGCCGTTATCGGCCGCATCGGCACGGACGGCGCCACCGGTCACATCATCGAATATGCGGGTCCGGCGATCCGCGCCCTGGACATGGAAGGGCGGATGACGGTCTGCAACATGTCCATCGAGGCGGGCGCGCGCGCGGGCCTGATCGCGCCGGACGAGACGACCTTCGCCTATCTGGAGGGCCGTCCCCATGCGCCCCGGGGCGAGGCCTTCGCGGCGGCGGTCGCCGATTGGCGGACCTTGGCCAGCGATCCGGGCGCGACCTACGACAAGGTGGTTCGGATCGACGCCTCGGCCGTCGAGCCCATGGTCACCTGGGGCACCAGCCCCGAGACTACAACGCCCATCGGCGGCCGCACGCCCGATCCCGCCGCCGTGGCGGACCCGGCGCGGCGCGCCCAGGTCGAACGGATGCTGGACTATATGGGCCTGGCGCCGGACCAGCCCCTGGCGGGCCTGCCGATCGACGTCGTCTTCATCGGCAGTTGCACCAACGGGCGGCTGGAGGACCTGCGCGCCGCCGCCGACGTGGCGCGGGGGCGGCGGGCGGCCGCGGGTGTGCGCGCCCTGGTCGTGCCCGGCTCGGGCCGGGTCAAGGCGGGGGCCGAGGCCGAGGGGCTGGACCGCGTCTTCATCGAGGCCGGGTTCGAGTGGCGCGAGGCGGGCTGCTCCATGTGCCTGGGCATGAACCCTGACCGCTTGGCGCCGGGCGAGCGCTGCGCCTCGACCTCCAACCGC
- a CDS encoding enoyl-CoA hydratase-related protein, translating to MIGFERKGEGAIIRLDQPQRMNALTEPMVEALDAAVDAAVASGARALMITGAGRAFCAGGTLSEPLPQDAGAILESHINPLLLKLADLPIPLVAAVNGPAIGAGASIALAADMIVMSRSAFLAYAFAQVGLAPDGGASWLLPRTLGWHRAMSLMMTGERITADQALDWGLAWKAVDPEVLVSEAEALLERLASGPTQAYAAVRRTARAALDLGFAQALDLEREAQGEAGRTADFREGAAAFIARRPARFTGR from the coding sequence ATGATCGGTTTTGAACGCAAGGGCGAAGGCGCGATCATCCGTCTCGACCAGCCCCAGCGGATGAACGCCCTGACCGAACCCATGGTCGAGGCGCTGGACGCCGCCGTCGACGCCGCCGTGGCTTCGGGCGCCCGCGCCCTGATGATCACCGGGGCGGGCCGGGCCTTCTGCGCCGGGGGCACGCTGTCGGAGCCGCTGCCCCAGGACGCCGGGGCCATCCTGGAAAGCCACATCAACCCCCTGCTGCTCAAGCTGGCGGACTTGCCGATCCCCCTGGTCGCGGCGGTCAACGGCCCGGCGATCGGGGCGGGGGCGTCGATCGCCCTGGCCGCCGACATGATCGTCATGTCGCGCTCGGCCTTCCTGGCCTACGCCTTCGCTCAGGTGGGGCTGGCGCCGGACGGCGGGGCCAGCTGGCTGCTGCCGCGGACCCTGGGCTGGCACCGGGCCATGAGCCTGATGATGACCGGCGAGCGCATCACGGCGGACCAGGCGCTGGACTGGGGCCTGGCCTGGAAGGCCGTCGATCCTGAAGTGCTGGTCAGCGAAGCCGAGGCCCTGCTGGAGCGGCTGGCCAGCGGGCCGACGCAGGCCTACGCCGCCGTGCGCCGCACCGCGCGGGCGGCTCTGGATCTCGGCTTCGCTCAGGCCCTGGATCTCGAGCGCGAGGCGCAAGGGGAGGCGGGGCGCACGGCCGATTTCCGTGAAGGCGCCGCCGCCTTCATCGCCCGTCGCCCCGCGCGCTTCACTGGCCGCTGA
- a CDS encoding long-chain-fatty-acid--CoA ligase: MRITQGLVRAVVTAANRTATIDGDRRRTWREVGDRVARLAGGLRGQAGLKAGDRVAILAHNCDLYFETYFGVLWAGGVLTPMNTRLATPELAFQLKDAGVETLCFGEEFAAVAEQLLAEGAVRRLIAMDGAADEARLTHEGLIRASEPAEEHLAANDDLAGIFYTGGTTGLPKGVMLSHGNLHAIASNLLMTIPFDETGVNFHAAPMFHLADIGILFATMTGATHVFRRSYNAETMLEAIAEHGVTHCFTVPAVIDRMAKYERLDQLDLSKLQMLGYGGSSLPAATLALAREKFPHVDFIQGFGQTEMASVTVLTPQDHQCADDHPRLRSCGKVAPGFEIRIVDEAGNEVPRGQIGEIVGRGDNVMMGYWNRPEETADVMRNGWLHTRDAGWMDEDGYIYITDRLKDMIVSGAENIYSIEVENALSWHPAIEESAVIGVPDPVWGERVHAHIVCKAGVEQPSFEELSAFCRQRIAGYKTPKSVSFSETRLPRSAAGKIQKGPVREAVLRNLNLA; the protein is encoded by the coding sequence ATGAGAATTACGCAGGGCCTGGTGCGCGCCGTCGTCACGGCCGCGAACCGCACCGCCACCATCGATGGAGACCGTCGCCGCACCTGGCGCGAGGTCGGCGACCGCGTCGCCCGCCTGGCCGGCGGCCTGCGCGGCCAGGCCGGGTTGAAGGCCGGCGACCGGGTCGCCATCCTGGCCCACAACTGCGACCTCTATTTCGAGACCTATTTCGGCGTGCTGTGGGCCGGAGGCGTGCTGACGCCGATGAACACCCGCCTGGCCACGCCCGAGTTGGCCTTCCAACTGAAGGACGCCGGGGTCGAAACCCTGTGCTTCGGCGAGGAGTTCGCCGCCGTCGCCGAGCAGCTGCTGGCCGAGGGCGCGGTGCGGCGCCTGATCGCCATGGACGGCGCGGCAGACGAGGCGCGCCTGACCCACGAAGGCCTGATCCGGGCGTCGGAACCCGCCGAAGAACATCTGGCCGCCAATGACGATCTGGCGGGCATCTTCTACACCGGCGGCACCACGGGCCTGCCCAAGGGAGTGATGCTGAGCCACGGCAATCTGCACGCCATCGCGTCCAACCTGCTGATGACCATTCCGTTCGACGAGACGGGGGTCAATTTCCACGCCGCGCCCATGTTCCATCTGGCGGACATCGGCATCCTGTTCGCCACCATGACCGGCGCGACCCACGTCTTCCGCCGCAGCTACAACGCCGAGACCATGCTGGAGGCGATCGCCGAGCACGGGGTGACGCACTGCTTCACCGTGCCCGCCGTCATCGACCGCATGGCCAAGTACGAGCGGCTGGACCAGCTCGATCTGTCGAAGCTGCAGATGCTGGGCTACGGCGGTTCGTCCCTGCCCGCCGCCACCCTGGCCCTGGCGCGCGAGAAGTTCCCGCACGTCGACTTCATCCAGGGCTTCGGCCAGACCGAGATGGCCTCCGTCACCGTGCTGACGCCCCAGGACCACCAGTGCGCCGACGACCACCCGCGTCTGCGCTCATGCGGCAAGGTCGCGCCGGGCTTCGAGATCCGCATCGTCGACGAGGCCGGAAACGAGGTCCCGCGCGGCCAGATCGGCGAGATCGTCGGGCGCGGCGACAACGTCATGATGGGATATTGGAACCGCCCGGAAGAGACCGCCGACGTCATGCGCAACGGCTGGCTGCATACCCGCGACGCCGGGTGGATGGACGAGGACGGCTATATCTACATCACCGACCGGCTGAAGGACATGATCGTGTCCGGGGCCGAGAACATCTATTCGATCGAGGTCGAGAACGCCCTGTCCTGGCACCCGGCGATCGAGGAAAGCGCCGTGATCGGCGTGCCCGATCCGGTCTGGGGCGAGCGGGTCCACGCCCATATCGTCTGCAAGGCGGGCGTGGAGCAGCCGAGCTTCGAGGAGTTGTCCGCCTTCTGCCGCCAGCGCATCGCCGGCTACAAGACGCCCAAGAGCGTCAGCTTCAGCGAGACCCGCCTGCCGCGCAGCGCCGCCGGCAAGATCCAGAAGGGCCCGGTCCGGGAGGCCGTGCTGAGGAATCTGAATCTGGCCTGA
- a CDS encoding 3-hydroxyacyl-CoA dehydrogenase NAD-binding domain-containing protein: MNNFTVSVDADGIATFLFDVPGRTMNTFTDSAVADIDAIVAKIRDDDSIKGAILASGKANGFCAGADLGELGETAGGQASGAAREAALPATSRMTWALRALETVGKPVVAAIEGVALGGGFEFALAAHYRVASTKARVGLPEVTIGLLPGAGGTQRVPRLAGVQAALDLMLTGAPVDAEKAKAIGIIDEVVEPGQALAAAKAWILAGGEGVQPWDRKGYVMKDGPYSEAGSPVFMMVPPRIMSKTYGNYPAQKNIARCVYEGFNLPMDAALRVEARLFLDTQQSPQARAMIRSLFLSKQALAKGGARPAGVPTYAVKKAAVLGAGMMGAGIAYAQARVGIDTVLIDVAQAGADKGKAYSEGLVAKAVAKGAMSQQAADDLVGRITATTDYDAIKGADLVVEAVFEDRALKADVTKRAEAQIGPDAVFASNTSTLPITGLSEAAERPANFIGIHFFSPVDRMELVEIIVGKATSQETLAKALDYCKQLKKVPIVVNDSRGFFTSRVFDTYIREGLEMLIEGIAPAIIDNVGRMTGMPRGPLELLDDVAIDLVDRVAGQRRIDLNLPAPVAGDTDKFLIDMIGQERWGRKNGKGVYDYPQGEPKRLWAGLAEMHPVKISQSSPELIEHLKQRLLYRQAVEAARCMDENVVTAARDADVGAILGWGFAPWTGGPISLIDSTGVAEFTAACEALAAQYGERFAPPALLKTMAEKGERFYPAPKPLAA, from the coding sequence ATGAACAACTTCACCGTTTCGGTGGACGCCGACGGCATCGCCACCTTCCTGTTCGACGTGCCGGGTCGCACGATGAACACCTTCACCGACAGCGCCGTGGCCGACATCGACGCCATCGTCGCCAAGATCCGCGACGACGACTCGATCAAGGGCGCCATCCTCGCCTCGGGCAAGGCGAACGGCTTCTGCGCCGGCGCCGACCTGGGCGAACTGGGCGAGACGGCCGGCGGGCAGGCCTCGGGCGCGGCGCGCGAAGCGGCTCTGCCCGCCACCTCGCGCATGACCTGGGCCCTGCGCGCCCTGGAAACCGTCGGCAAGCCGGTGGTCGCCGCCATCGAGGGCGTCGCCCTGGGCGGCGGCTTCGAGTTCGCGCTCGCGGCCCACTATCGCGTCGCCTCGACCAAGGCCCGCGTCGGCCTGCCGGAAGTCACCATCGGCCTGCTGCCGGGCGCCGGCGGCACCCAGCGCGTGCCGCGTCTGGCGGGCGTTCAGGCCGCGCTCGACTTGATGCTGACCGGCGCGCCGGTCGACGCTGAAAAGGCCAAGGCCATCGGCATCATCGACGAAGTGGTCGAGCCGGGTCAGGCCCTGGCCGCCGCCAAGGCCTGGATTCTGGCCGGCGGCGAGGGCGTCCAGCCATGGGACCGCAAGGGCTATGTCATGAAGGACGGCCCCTATTCGGAAGCCGGTTCGCCTGTCTTCATGATGGTTCCGCCCCGGATCATGTCGAAGACCTACGGCAACTATCCGGCCCAGAAGAACATCGCCCGCTGCGTCTATGAGGGCTTCAACCTGCCGATGGACGCGGCGCTTCGCGTCGAGGCGCGGCTGTTCCTGGACACCCAGCAGTCGCCCCAGGCGCGGGCCATGATCCGCTCGCTCTTCCTGTCGAAGCAGGCCCTGGCCAAGGGCGGCGCCCGCCCGGCGGGCGTGCCGACCTATGCCGTCAAGAAGGCCGCCGTCCTGGGCGCTGGCATGATGGGGGCGGGCATCGCCTACGCCCAGGCGCGGGTCGGCATCGACACCGTCCTGATCGACGTGGCCCAGGCCGGCGCCGACAAGGGCAAGGCCTATTCGGAAGGTCTGGTCGCCAAGGCCGTGGCCAAGGGCGCGATGAGCCAGCAGGCCGCCGACGACCTGGTCGGCCGCATCACCGCCACCACCGACTATGACGCCATCAAGGGCGCCGACCTGGTGGTCGAGGCCGTGTTCGAGGACCGCGCCCTGAAGGCCGATGTGACCAAGCGCGCCGAGGCCCAGATCGGCCCGGACGCCGTCTTCGCCTCCAACACCTCGACCCTCCCGATCACCGGCCTGTCGGAAGCGGCCGAGCGTCCGGCCAACTTCATCGGCATCCACTTCTTCTCGCCGGTTGACCGGATGGAGTTGGTGGAGATCATCGTCGGCAAGGCCACCTCGCAGGAGACGCTGGCCAAGGCGCTGGACTACTGCAAGCAGCTGAAGAAGGTGCCGATCGTCGTCAACGACAGCCGGGGCTTCTTCACCAGCCGGGTGTTCGACACCTACATCCGCGAAGGTCTGGAGATGCTGATCGAGGGCATCGCCCCCGCCATCATCGACAACGTCGGCCGCATGACCGGCATGCCGCGCGGCCCACTGGAGCTGCTGGACGACGTGGCCATCGATCTGGTGGACCGCGTGGCGGGCCAGCGTCGCATCGACCTCAACCTGCCGGCGCCTGTGGCGGGCGACACCGACAAATTCCTGATCGACATGATCGGCCAGGAGCGTTGGGGCCGCAAGAACGGCAAGGGCGTCTATGACTATCCGCAGGGCGAGCCCAAGCGCCTGTGGGCCGGTCTGGCCGAAATGCATCCGGTCAAGATCAGCCAGTCGTCGCCGGAGCTGATCGAGCACCTGAAGCAGCGTCTGCTATACCGCCAGGCCGTCGAAGCCGCGCGCTGCATGGACGAGAACGTCGTCACCGCCGCCCGCGACGCCGATGTCGGCGCCATCCTGGGCTGGGGCTTCGCGCCCTGGACCGGCGGCCCGATCAGCCTGATCGACAGCACCGGCGTCGCCGAGTTCACCGCCGCCTGCGAGGCCCTGGCCGCGCAGTACGGCGAGCGGTTCGCGCCGCCGGCCCTGCTGAAGACCATGGCCGAGAAGGGCGAGCGCTTCTATCCGGCGCCGAAGCCGCTGGCGGCCTGA
- a CDS encoding acetyl-CoA C-acetyltransferase, with amino-acid sequence MRQAYIYDAVRTPRGRGNAKGSLHEVTAISLATQVLQALRDRNNLDTSLIDDVILGCVAPIAEQGANIARVAAINAGLAQTVAGVQMNRFCASGLEAVNTAAAKVVFGEADAAIGGGVESMSRVKMGSDGGAWSTDADVAFTTYFAPQGIGADAIATLSGFSRTDVDAYAAESQKRAAAAWADTRFKNSIVPVKHCGVTVLAHDEFIRPDTTVESLSALKASFAGLGAAGFDSIMRQRYPEIEAVNHVHHAGNSSGIVDGASGLLVGTKEMGEKMGLKPRARIVGTASIGSEPTIMLTGPVAVTQKALARASMSIDDIDLFELNEAFASVVMYFMQQLNVPHDKMNVNGGAIAMGHPLGATGGMILGTLLDELERTGKSTGLATLCVGAGMGTATIIERV; translated from the coding sequence GTGAGACAAGCCTACATCTACGACGCCGTGCGCACGCCGCGCGGCCGGGGCAACGCCAAGGGCAGCCTGCACGAAGTGACCGCCATCTCCCTGGCGACCCAGGTGCTTCAGGCCCTGCGTGATCGCAACAACCTCGACACCTCGCTGATCGACGACGTGATCCTGGGCTGCGTCGCGCCCATCGCCGAACAGGGCGCCAACATCGCCCGCGTCGCCGCCATCAACGCCGGCCTGGCCCAGACGGTGGCCGGCGTGCAGATGAACCGCTTCTGCGCCTCGGGCCTGGAAGCGGTGAACACCGCGGCGGCCAAGGTCGTCTTCGGCGAGGCCGACGCGGCCATCGGCGGCGGCGTCGAGAGCATGAGCCGGGTCAAGATGGGGTCGGACGGCGGCGCCTGGTCGACTGACGCCGACGTGGCCTTCACCACCTATTTCGCGCCCCAGGGCATCGGCGCCGACGCCATCGCCACCCTGTCGGGCTTCAGCCGCACCGACGTGGACGCCTACGCCGCCGAGAGCCAGAAGCGCGCCGCCGCCGCCTGGGCCGACACCCGCTTCAAGAACTCCATCGTCCCGGTCAAGCATTGCGGCGTGACGGTGCTGGCGCACGACGAGTTCATACGCCCCGACACCACGGTCGAGAGCCTGAGCGCGCTGAAGGCCTCCTTCGCCGGGCTCGGCGCGGCGGGCTTCGATTCCATCATGCGCCAGCGCTACCCCGAGATCGAAGCGGTCAACCACGTCCACCACGCGGGCAACAGCTCGGGCATTGTCGACGGGGCCTCCGGCCTGCTGGTCGGCACGAAGGAGATGGGCGAGAAGATGGGCCTGAAGCCCCGCGCCCGCATCGTCGGCACGGCCTCGATCGGTTCGGAGCCGACCATCATGCTGACCGGGCCGGTGGCCGTGACGCAGAAGGCCCTGGCCCGCGCCAGCATGAGCATCGACGACATCGACCTGTTCGAGCTGAACGAGGCCTTCGCCTCGGTGGTCATGTATTTCATGCAGCAGCTGAACGTGCCGCACGACAAGATGAACGTGAACGGCGGCGCCATCGCCATGGGCCACCCGCTCGGCGCCACGGGCGGCATGATCCTGGGCACGCTGCTGGACGAGCTGGAACGCACCGGCAAGTCGACCGGCCTGGCCACCCTCTGCGTCGGCGCCGGCATGGGCACCGCCACCATCATCGAGCGCGTCTGA
- a CDS encoding CaiB/BaiF CoA transferase family protein, whose translation MSAGIVSGGALAGLKIIEMEGIGPGPFAGMMLADHGAEVIRIARPGVRIDPSDVLARSRSRVELDLKSEEGRAAARALIRDADGLIEGYRPGVMERLGLGPEALLADNPRLVYGRMTGWGQEGPLAHAAGHDINYIAITGALNAFGRKGEKPTPPINMVGDFGGGGMMLAFGMLAGILSARATGKGQVIDCAMTDGASLLMGMIWGFRGQGIWSDERGANYLDTGAPYYDTYETADGEFIAIGSIEPPFYARMLQAVGLSGDPLFEDQNAPDGVEARRERLTAVFRRKTRAEWRELMEGTDACFAPVLSFAEAPEHPHNKVREAFITLNGVVQPAPAPRFSLTPAPQPRAPGDA comes from the coding sequence ATGAGCGCAGGCATCGTTTCCGGCGGCGCCTTGGCCGGGCTGAAGATCATCGAGATGGAGGGCATCGGGCCCGGCCCCTTCGCCGGCATGATGCTGGCCGACCACGGGGCGGAGGTGATCCGCATCGCCCGTCCCGGCGTCCGCATCGATCCCTCGGACGTGCTGGCGCGGTCGCGGTCGCGGGTCGAACTGGACCTGAAGTCGGAGGAGGGCAGGGCGGCCGCCCGCGCCCTGATCCGCGACGCCGACGGCCTGATCGAGGGCTATCGTCCTGGGGTCATGGAGCGGTTGGGCCTGGGGCCCGAGGCGCTGCTGGCCGACAATCCGCGCCTCGTTTACGGCCGGATGACCGGCTGGGGCCAGGAAGGGCCGCTGGCCCACGCCGCCGGCCACGACATCAACTACATCGCCATCACCGGCGCCCTGAACGCTTTCGGCCGCAAGGGTGAGAAGCCGACCCCGCCGATCAACATGGTGGGGGACTTCGGCGGCGGCGGGATGATGCTGGCCTTCGGCATGCTGGCGGGCATCCTCTCGGCCCGCGCGACCGGCAAGGGCCAGGTCATCGACTGCGCCATGACCGATGGCGCTTCCCTGCTGATGGGGATGATCTGGGGCTTTCGCGGCCAGGGAATCTGGAGCGACGAGCGGGGCGCCAACTACCTGGACACCGGCGCGCCCTATTACGACACCTATGAGACCGCCGATGGCGAGTTCATCGCCATCGGCTCGATCGAGCCGCCCTTCTACGCGCGGATGCTGCAGGCTGTGGGCCTGTCGGGCGATCCCCTGTTCGAGGACCAGAACGCGCCGGACGGCGTCGAGGCGCGCCGCGAGCGTCTGACGGCCGTCTTCCGTCGCAAGACCCGCGCCGAATGGCGTGAACTGATGGAGGGGACGGACGCCTGCTTCGCGCCGGTCCTGTCCTTTGCCGAGGCGCCCGAGCATCCGCACAACAAGGTCCGCGAGGCCTTCATCACCCTGAACGGCGTGGTGCAGCCGGCCCCGGCCCCCCGCTTCTCCCTGACGCCTGCGCCGCAACCGCGCGCGCCTGGCGACGCCTGA
- a CDS encoding MarR family winged helix-turn-helix transcriptional regulator translates to MNRPLLMLDLVRTLYWFDEQLQSRLDTRGWGRLGRSQSLILVNVANGETRAARMAENLGVSRQAMSQFLTEMVDRKLLELAPDPDDKRARIVRFAPESQAIRDDAQKVLRELESELEEAVGGENLEALRQGLRNFLGGSETLSERRMEIA, encoded by the coding sequence ATGAATCGCCCCCTGCTCATGCTCGACCTGGTGCGGACCCTCTACTGGTTCGACGAACAGCTGCAGTCGCGTCTCGACACGCGCGGTTGGGGGCGGCTGGGCCGGTCGCAGTCGCTGATCCTGGTCAACGTCGCCAACGGTGAGACCCGTGCCGCCCGCATGGCCGAGAACCTGGGCGTCTCGCGCCAGGCCATGAGCCAGTTCCTGACCGAGATGGTCGATCGCAAGCTGCTGGAGCTGGCCCCCGACCCGGATGACAAGCGCGCCCGCATCGTCCGTTTCGCCCCCGAGTCCCAGGCCATTCGCGACGACGCCCAGAAGGTGTTGCGGGAACTGGAAAGCGAGCTGGAAGAGGCCGTGGGGGGCGAGAATCTGGAGGCCCTGCGCCAGGGGCTGCGCAATTTCCTAGGCGGTTCGGAGACCCTGTCCGAGCGAAGAATGGAAATCGCTTAA
- a CDS encoding acyl-CoA dehydrogenase family protein: MTGEKLADRRIPVGDDFLAPEAVAALTPADLVARVTALKPMIAAASAEAERLRRPVDEVWSALRATGYFYIYVPRKFGGLEFDPQTYIDATLAICEACPSTGWTASFAAEHNWLIAQYPEQTQAEVWGRTPYVIAPSVAAPPGKAVRMDGGFRLSGRWKFGTVVMHADWAMLNAMEDMGEGKPPVVRMMLVRAEDVKVLDTWFMSGMAATGSNDILAEDLFVPEAYTFEVGPVRTGRGNGGKVHDNPLYAAPMLPQLCVTAALPSVGAAKAAVELARKRLTVHTKMGGQSTQVDKPAAQMRLARADLMVRSAELSIRQAADENLTLSALSDEEQLPHRLRLRAQIAYAVSQCLEAVRTCCEASGSGIYAMDNPMQRILRDIEVMASHIVYDMDVSTELHGRSMVGLAPNSLLT, from the coding sequence ATGACGGGCGAAAAGCTCGCGGACCGACGCATTCCTGTCGGAGACGATTTTCTGGCCCCCGAGGCCGTGGCGGCCCTGACCCCGGCCGACTTGGTCGCCCGGGTCACGGCGCTGAAGCCCATGATCGCCGCCGCCTCCGCCGAGGCCGAACGCCTGCGCCGCCCGGTGGACGAGGTGTGGAGCGCCCTGCGCGCCACCGGCTATTTCTACATCTATGTGCCGCGCAAGTTCGGCGGGCTGGAGTTCGATCCCCAGACCTATATCGACGCCACCCTGGCCATCTGCGAGGCCTGCCCCTCGACCGGCTGGACGGCCAGTTTCGCGGCCGAGCACAACTGGCTGATCGCCCAGTATCCCGAACAGACCCAGGCCGAGGTCTGGGGCCGCACCCCCTATGTCATCGCCCCCAGCGTAGCCGCCCCTCCGGGCAAGGCGGTGCGCATGGACGGCGGCTTCCGTCTCAGCGGCCGCTGGAAGTTCGGCACCGTCGTCATGCACGCCGACTGGGCCATGCTCAACGCCATGGAGGACATGGGCGAGGGCAAGCCGCCGGTCGTGCGCATGATGCTGGTCCGCGCCGAGGACGTGAAGGTGCTGGACACCTGGTTCATGAGCGGCATGGCCGCCACCGGCTCCAACGACATCCTCGCCGAGGACCTGTTCGTGCCCGAGGCCTATACGTTCGAGGTCGGGCCGGTGCGCACCGGACGCGGCAACGGCGGCAAGGTGCATGACAATCCCCTCTATGCGGCGCCCATGCTGCCGCAGCTGTGCGTCACGGCGGCCCTGCCCTCGGTCGGCGCGGCCAAGGCGGCGGTCGAGCTGGCGCGCAAGCGGCTGACGGTCCACACCAAGATGGGCGGGCAGTCGACCCAGGTGGACAAGCCCGCCGCCCAGATGCGCCTGGCCCGCGCCGACCTGATGGTGCGCTCGGCCGAACTGTCGATCCGCCAGGCGGCGGACGAGAACCTGACGCTCTCGGCCCTGAGCGACGAGGAGCAGTTGCCCCATCGCCTGCGTCTGCGCGCCCAGATCGCCTATGCCGTCAGCCAATGCCTGGAGGCCGTTCGGACCTGCTGCGAGGCGTCCGGCTCGGGCATCTACGCCATGGACAATCCGATGCAGCGCATCCTGCGCGACATCGAGGTCATGGCCAGCCACATCGTCTATGACATGGACGTGTCCACCGAGCTTCACGGCCGATCGATGGTCGGCCTGGCGCCGAACTCCCTGCTGACCTAG
- a CDS encoding SDR family NAD(P)-dependent oxidoreductase encodes MTQLSHHGRVALITGASSGLGAEFARLLSKGGAKVVLAARRADRLAALVAEIEAAGGEALAVSMDVSDEASVIAGYDAAEARFGLVDTVIANAGVNADGPATDLSIEEFDQIQAVNSRGVFLTAREGGRRLLASGRSERGRVVILASMGGLHALTGLVAYCASKAAAVMLGRSLANEWSRARISVNVVCPGYMLTDINEEWFTSEAGQKMISKLPRKRLMPIDALSPMIGFLTSDAAAYTTGAVIKIDDAQHVD; translated from the coding sequence ATGACCCAACTGTCTCACCACGGCCGCGTGGCCCTGATCACCGGCGCCTCCTCGGGCCTGGGGGCGGAGTTCGCCCGCCTGCTGTCGAAGGGCGGGGCCAAGGTGGTGCTGGCGGCGCGCCGGGCCGACCGGCTGGCGGCCCTGGTCGCCGAGATCGAGGCGGCGGGCGGCGAGGCCCTGGCCGTGTCCATGGACGTGTCGGACGAGGCCTCGGTCATCGCCGGCTATGACGCGGCCGAGGCGCGCTTCGGCCTGGTCGACACCGTCATCGCCAACGCCGGGGTCAACGCCGACGGCCCGGCCACGGACCTGTCGATCGAGGAGTTCGACCAGATCCAGGCGGTCAACAGCCGGGGCGTCTTCCTGACCGCGCGCGAGGGCGGGCGGCGCCTGCTGGCCAGCGGCCGGTCCGAGCGGGGGCGGGTGGTTATCCTGGCCTCGATGGGCGGCCTGCACGCCCTGACGGGCCTGGTCGCCTACTGCGCCTCCAAGGCGGCGGCGGTCATGCTGGGCCGGTCCCTGGCCAATGAATGGTCGCGGGCGCGGATCAGCGTCAACGTGGTCTGCCCCGGCTATATGCTGACCGACATCAACGAGGAGTGGTTCACCAGCGAGGCGGGCCAGAAGATGATCTCCAAGCTGCCGCGCAAGCGGCTGATGCCCATAGACGCTCTGTCGCCGATGATCGGCTTCCTGACCTCGGACGCTGCCGCCTACACCACCGGCGCGGTGATCAAGATCGACGACGCCCAGCACGTGGATTGA